A section of the Rhizomicrobium sp. genome encodes:
- a CDS encoding SDR family NAD(P)-dependent oxidoreductase, with product MSATLNPNGTLKGKVALVTGASRGIGEAISVRLAMEGARVVASARTAAERESKLPGTLTETVERITKAGGESMFVKADLSHPEDRERLVDAAVNAYGPIDILVNNAAITYFIPVTDFPEKRFKLMMEVQVYAPFHLSQLVLPAMKERKSGSIINISSPAGIDPKPPYTRAGGGTVYGMCKAALERFSTGLASEVYEYGIAVNAVSPGLVDTPGVAVHGLINERTKDRVQPIEFIAEAVYQFATGDPKTLTGRIAYAAPLLEELAVAPRALI from the coding sequence ATGTCGGCAACGCTCAATCCGAACGGAACCCTAAAGGGCAAGGTGGCACTTGTGACCGGGGCCAGTCGTGGGATCGGTGAAGCGATCAGTGTTCGCCTGGCGATGGAGGGGGCGAGGGTCGTCGCCTCTGCGCGCACGGCCGCCGAGCGCGAGAGCAAATTGCCAGGCACACTGACCGAGACTGTTGAGCGCATAACCAAGGCCGGCGGCGAGTCAATGTTCGTCAAGGCCGATCTCTCGCATCCAGAAGACCGCGAGCGGTTGGTTGATGCTGCCGTGAACGCCTATGGGCCGATCGATATCCTCGTGAACAACGCCGCGATCACCTATTTCATTCCCGTTACGGATTTTCCGGAGAAGCGCTTCAAGCTGATGATGGAGGTGCAGGTCTACGCCCCCTTCCACCTTTCCCAGCTCGTCCTGCCGGCCATGAAGGAGCGGAAAAGCGGCTCCATCATCAACATCTCCTCGCCGGCCGGCATCGATCCGAAGCCGCCCTACACACGTGCGGGCGGCGGAACGGTATATGGCATGTGCAAGGCCGCGCTCGAGCGCTTCTCAACTGGGCTCGCATCGGAGGTCTATGAGTACGGGATCGCCGTGAATGCGGTATCGCCTGGCCTGGTGGATACGCCCGGCGTCGCTGTTCACGGCCTGATCAACGAGCGCACCAAAGATCGAGTCCAGCCGATCGAGTTCATTGCCGAGGCGGTCTATCAGTTCGCGACCGGCGATCCGAAGACCCTTACTGGCCGCATAGCATACGCGGCACCGCTGCTCGAGGAATTGGCGGTCGCGCCGAGAGCGCTCATCTGA
- a CDS encoding 2Fe-2S iron-sulfur cluster-binding protein — MPRIVYRTHAGDVYEVEAPVGTTVMEGAVRNSVPGIDGDCGGAAACGTCHVYVSEDWLGRLLPKAEMELNMLEFVEGERANSRLGCQIKVEAQLDGLVVDLPKSQH, encoded by the coding sequence ATGCCACGGATTGTGTACCGTACCCATGCTGGTGATGTGTACGAAGTCGAAGCACCCGTTGGAACGACCGTGATGGAGGGCGCTGTTCGCAACAGCGTTCCGGGCATCGATGGTGATTGCGGCGGTGCCGCGGCTTGCGGCACATGTCATGTTTACGTCTCGGAAGATTGGTTGGGCCGCCTTCTGCCGAAGGCTGAAATGGAGCTCAACATGTTGGAGTTCGTCGAGGGAGAGCGCGCGAACTCACGACTCGGTTGTCAGATCAAGGTCGAGGCGCAGCTCGACGGCTTGGTGGTCGACCTTCCAAAAAGCCAACATTAA